From Acropora muricata isolate sample 2 chromosome 14, ASM3666990v1, whole genome shotgun sequence, one genomic window encodes:
- the LOC136897929 gene encoding uncharacterized protein has translation MQMSEKPQQSKWSIVSPIKEQPMSLKDITEKGVRAKQRLMESSKDREAIAKETLGQQNCRVWYDVRQPRITASQCKRCILRPITSPTKGVEEVLLYGANVQTKAMKEGIEWEPRIIERFMKETGHKVWKSGFVLSESHPFLGASPGGITEEDKLVDVKKVASKEGEGLAETICRLSIYKRDGDGISINKNPKYFYQVQQQLFCTNLEACHFIVCNGDEMHTDIIVFDPTFWGDILCQAVFYFEHVFPKLVYPRLKYGGLRWNSNEIEFPRME, from the coding sequence ATGCAAATGTCAGAAAAACCGCAGCAGTCTAAATGGTCAATTGTATCCCCTATTAAAGAGCAGCCCATGTCTTTGAAGGACATTACAGAGAAAGGAGTAAGAGCAAAGCAGCGTCTAATGGAATCCAGTAAAGACAGAGAGGCTATTGCAAAAGAAACATTAGGGCAGCAAAACTGCAGGGTGTGGTATGATGTAAGGCAGCCCAGGATTACTGCATCTCAATGTAAACGCTGTATACTAAGACCAATAACAAGCCCAACCAAAGGAGTAGAAGAAGTTCTCTTATACGGTGCAAATGTCCAGACTAAAGCAATGAAGGAGGGAATTGAGTGGGAGCCAAGGATTATAGAAAGATTCATGAAAGAAACTGGTCACAAAGTATGGAAGTCTGGATTTGTGTTATCTGAAAGCCATCCATTCCTAGGTGCATCACCAGGTGGCATCACAGAGGAAGATAAACTGGTTGACGTAAAAAAGGTGGCATCTAAAGAAGGAGAAGGTCTAGCTGAGACAATATGCAGACTCTCAATCTATAAAAGAGATGGGGATGGCATTTCAATTAACAAGAATCCCAAGTACTTCTACCAAGTTCAGCAGCAGCTTTTTTGTACCAATTTAGAAGCTTGTCATTTTATTGTTTGCAATGGTGATGAAATGCATActgatattattgtttttgatCCAACATTTTGGGGAGACATATTGTGTCAAGCTGTATTTTACTTTGAACATGTTTTTCCTAAGCTGGTGTATCCAAGATTAAAGTATGGAGGACTGAGATGGAACAGCAACGAAATAG